A stretch of Cystobacter ferrugineus DNA encodes these proteins:
- a CDS encoding branched-chain amino acid ABC transporter permease, which produces MEHFFQQLTNGLAVGGIYALIALGYTMVYGVMKLINFAHGDLFTYGAYLGMTLLTSFFLQDRLGVVAGMLILAVMVMGLVALIGAVLERAVYRPLRESHRLSAVVSALGASIFLQNALMLIYGARVHVYPEDLLPQATVNVLGLEVPLMRIVVVLASVVMMALLYLFVQKTKIGTAIRAAAIDQGAARLMGIDVNRVILLVFLIGPALGGAAGLLVGLYYGQVSFTMGWLYGMKAFTAAILGGIGNIPGAMVGGLLLGVIEALGAAYLSLAWKDALSFLVLIFILIVRPTGLLGERVADKV; this is translated from the coding sequence ATGGAGCACTTCTTCCAGCAGCTCACCAACGGACTCGCCGTCGGGGGCATCTACGCGCTCATCGCCCTCGGCTACACCATGGTCTACGGGGTGATGAAGCTCATCAACTTCGCCCACGGCGACCTCTTCACGTACGGCGCCTACCTCGGGATGACCCTCCTCACCTCCTTCTTCCTCCAGGACCGGCTGGGGGTGGTGGCGGGGATGCTCATCCTGGCCGTGATGGTCATGGGACTCGTCGCGCTCATCGGCGCCGTCCTCGAGCGCGCGGTGTACCGGCCCCTGCGGGAGTCGCACCGGCTCTCGGCCGTCGTGTCGGCGCTCGGCGCGTCCATCTTCCTGCAGAACGCGCTCATGCTCATCTACGGCGCCCGCGTCCACGTCTACCCGGAGGACCTGCTTCCCCAAGCGACGGTGAACGTGCTCGGGCTCGAGGTGCCCCTCATGCGGATCGTCGTCGTGCTGGCGTCGGTCGTCATGATGGCGCTCCTCTACCTCTTCGTGCAGAAGACGAAGATCGGCACCGCGATCCGGGCGGCCGCGATCGACCAGGGAGCCGCCCGCCTCATGGGCATCGACGTGAACCGGGTCATCCTGCTCGTGTTCCTGATCGGTCCCGCCCTGGGCGGCGCCGCCGGGCTGCTCGTCGGCCTCTACTACGGGCAGGTCAGCTTCACGATGGGCTGGCTCTACGGGATGAAGGCCTTCACCGCGGCCATCCTCGGAGGGATTGGCAACATCCCCGGTGCGATGGTGGGCGGTCTGCTGCTGGGCGTCATCGAGGCCCTGGGCGCGGCCTACCTCTCCCTGGCGTGGAAGGACGCGCTCTCCTTCCTCGTCCTCATCTTCATCCTGATCGTTCGTCCCACGGGGCTGCTGGGCGAGCGGGTGGCGGACAAGGTATGA
- a CDS encoding branched-chain amino acid ABC transporter permease, with amino-acid sequence MSRGLLVSYAVLTLVLAGAPLVLDAYWVDVLNSVGLYALLALSLNIILGDAGLFNMGHAAFYAVGAYTTAILNTRLGLPTLWALPVSGLVAALFAALVARPVIHLRGDYLLIVTIGLGEIVRIALVNDVFGLTGGANGLFGIARPTLFGLKIRRPHEFFYLIWVFVALTVFLFHRLEQSRFGRALNYLREDPVAAEGSGVNTARYKLLAFALGAAWAGMAGNLYAAKMTIISPESFSFWESVLLFLIVILGGSGSIPGVILGAFLVVGLPELFRGFASARMLVFGLVMMVLMVFRTQGLLPLRTVRFKKSDLQRAQARP; translated from the coding sequence ATGAGCCGCGGCCTGCTCGTGTCCTACGCGGTCCTCACCCTCGTGCTCGCCGGGGCTCCGCTCGTCCTGGACGCGTACTGGGTGGACGTCCTCAACAGCGTGGGCCTCTACGCCCTGCTGGCCTTGAGCCTGAACATCATCCTGGGCGACGCCGGGCTCTTCAACATGGGCCATGCCGCCTTCTACGCCGTGGGCGCGTACACCACGGCGATCCTGAACACCCGGCTGGGCCTGCCCACCCTGTGGGCCCTCCCGGTGAGCGGACTGGTGGCGGCGCTCTTCGCGGCGCTGGTGGCCCGCCCCGTCATCCACCTGCGGGGCGACTACCTCCTCATCGTGACGATCGGGCTGGGGGAGATCGTACGCATCGCCCTCGTGAACGATGTGTTCGGCCTGACGGGCGGGGCGAACGGGCTCTTCGGCATCGCGCGCCCGACCCTCTTCGGCCTGAAGATCCGCCGCCCGCATGAGTTCTTCTATCTCATCTGGGTCTTCGTGGCGCTCACGGTCTTCCTCTTCCACCGGCTGGAGCAGTCGCGGTTCGGGCGGGCACTGAACTACCTCCGGGAGGATCCGGTGGCCGCCGAGGGCAGTGGCGTGAACACGGCCCGCTACAAGCTCCTGGCCTTCGCCCTGGGGGCGGCCTGGGCGGGAATGGCCGGCAACCTCTACGCCGCGAAGATGACGATCATCTCCCCGGAGTCGTTCAGCTTCTGGGAGTCCGTCCTCCTCTTCCTGATCGTCATCCTCGGCGGCTCCGGCTCCATTCCCGGGGTGATCCTCGGCGCCTTCCTGGTGGTGGGACTGCCGGAACTCTTCCGCGGCTTCGCCTCGGCGCGAATGCTCGTCTTTGGCCTGGTGATGATGGTGTTGATGGTGTTCCGCACGCAGGGGCTGTTGCCCTTGAGGACCGTGCGCTTCAAGAAGTCCGACCTCCAACGGGCCCAGGCCAGACCATGA
- a CDS encoding ABC transporter ATP-binding protein — MSALLEVRGITKAFGGLTAVRDVSFEVAEGAVVGLIGPNGAGKTTTFNLITGNYRVDRGTVRFKERSLVGLRPHRIVSLGVARTFQNIRLFQQLSAVENVLAGRHCRTRAGLLSALLRLPGQVREEREAVARAMEELTFVGLHGRELELAKNLSYGNQRRLEIARALATDPKLLILDEPAGGMNEQETDQLVELIRKIQQRGITLLLIEHDMSLVMRACEHLVVLEYGEKIAEGPPAAVRKDPKVIEAYLGTEEL; from the coding sequence ATGAGCGCCCTTCTCGAGGTCCGGGGTATCACGAAGGCGTTCGGTGGACTGACCGCCGTCCGCGACGTCTCCTTCGAGGTCGCCGAGGGGGCCGTCGTGGGGCTCATCGGCCCGAACGGCGCGGGGAAGACCACGACCTTCAACCTCATCACGGGCAACTACCGCGTGGATCGCGGGACGGTCCGGTTCAAGGAGCGCTCCCTGGTGGGGTTGAGGCCTCATCGGATCGTGTCGCTGGGAGTGGCCCGGACCTTCCAGAACATCCGCCTCTTCCAGCAGCTCTCCGCCGTGGAGAACGTCCTCGCCGGACGCCATTGCCGCACCCGCGCCGGGCTCCTGTCGGCCTTGTTGCGTCTGCCCGGACAGGTCCGCGAGGAGCGAGAGGCGGTGGCCCGGGCCATGGAGGAACTCACCTTCGTGGGGCTGCACGGCCGGGAGCTGGAGCTGGCGAAGAACCTGTCCTACGGCAACCAGCGCCGCCTGGAGATCGCCCGGGCGCTGGCGACCGACCCCAAGTTGCTCATCCTCGACGAGCCCGCGGGCGGCATGAACGAGCAGGAGACGGACCAGCTCGTCGAGCTGATCCGGAAGATCCAGCAGCGGGGCATCACCCTCCTCCTCATCGAGCACGACATGAGCCTGGTCATGCGAGCCTGCGAGCACCTCGTGGTTCTGGAGTATGGCGAGAAGATCGCGGAGGGGCCTCCCGCGGCCGTCCGGAAGGATCCGAAGGTGATCGAAGCCTACCTGGGAACGGAGGAGCTCTAG
- a CDS encoding ABC transporter ATP-binding protein: MSEPLLELKDLRVKYGNVEALHGIGLTVRRGEIVTLLGANGAGKTTTLRAISGLLRPSAGEIRFEGKPIHALPAHELVKRGIAQAPEGRRIFATLTVRENLMLGAFTRTDKPGIAETLAWIHRLFPVLEKRGTQLAGTLSGGEQQMLAIGRALMANPRILLLDEPSLGLAPLLVKAIFQTLREINQTTGVTIVLVEQNARAALKLAHRGYVMEVGRLVLEDSAQALLSNPKVQNAYLGSRV; this comes from the coding sequence ATGAGCGAACCGCTCCTGGAGCTGAAGGACCTGCGGGTGAAGTACGGGAACGTGGAGGCGCTCCACGGCATCGGACTCACGGTGCGGCGGGGAGAGATCGTCACCCTGCTCGGCGCCAATGGCGCGGGGAAGACCACCACCCTGCGAGCCATCAGTGGTCTGCTCCGCCCCTCCGCGGGGGAGATCCGGTTCGAGGGAAAGCCCATCCACGCCCTCCCGGCGCACGAGCTGGTGAAGAGAGGCATCGCCCAGGCACCGGAGGGGCGGCGCATCTTCGCCACGCTCACCGTCCGCGAGAACCTGATGCTCGGTGCCTTCACCCGGACCGACAAGCCCGGGATCGCCGAGACGCTGGCGTGGATCCACCGGCTCTTCCCGGTCCTGGAGAAGCGAGGCACGCAACTGGCGGGGACGCTCTCGGGGGGTGAGCAGCAGATGCTCGCCATCGGGCGGGCGCTCATGGCCAACCCGCGCATCCTCCTGCTCGACGAGCCCTCGCTGGGGCTCGCGCCGCTGCTCGTGAAGGCGATCTTCCAGACCCTTCGGGAGATCAACCAGACGACGGGCGTCACCATCGTCCTGGTCGAGCAGAACGCCCGCGCGGCCCTGAAGCTGGCCCACCGGGGCTACGTGATGGAGGTGGGCCGGCTCGTCCTGGAGGACTCGGCGCAGGCGCTCCTGTCCAATCCGAAGGTCCAGAACGCCTATCTGGGCTCCCGGGTCTGA
- a CDS encoding Uma2 family endonuclease, with protein sequence MNALTLGSPVTAHLEAYPSRRPGALPRAVRPVNPRAAALHAYATSQLGAELISTYGAGRGIPGSWLLLSGLEIHLGQSLLAPDLMGWRREHLPRLPRNSSGIALAPDWVCEVLSHPDERAQLLPLYAREGIPHVWLVDPEVRTLEELELDGRRYSLRALHSGAETIRAEPFSALELSLRLLWAE encoded by the coding sequence ATGAACGCCCTGACGCTCGGAAGCCCTGTCACCGCCCATCTCGAGGCCTACCCTTCCCGTCGTCCGGGAGCCCTCCCGAGGGCCGTGCGCCCCGTGAACCCCCGCGCCGCCGCGCTCCACGCCTATGCCACCTCCCAGCTCGGCGCGGAGCTCATCTCCACCTACGGCGCCGGCCGCGGCATCCCCGGCTCGTGGCTCCTGCTCTCCGGGTTGGAAATCCACCTCGGCCAGAGCCTCCTCGCCCCGGACCTGATGGGCTGGCGGCGCGAGCACCTGCCCCGCCTGCCCCGGAACTCCTCCGGCATCGCGCTCGCCCCGGACTGGGTCTGCGAGGTGCTCTCCCACCCCGACGAGCGCGCCCAGCTCCTGCCCCTCTACGCCCGCGAGGGCATCCCCCACGTATGGTTGGTGGACCCCGAGGTGCGCACCCTGGAGGAGCTCGAGCTCGACGGCCGGCGCTACTCGTTGCGTGCGCTGCACTCGGGCGCGGAGACCATTCGTGCCGAACCCTTCAGCGCGCTGGAGCTGTCGTTGCGCCTCCTCTGGGCGGAGTGA
- a CDS encoding CotH kinase family protein, which produces MISPRSSLLLPLLLLCSVFSSACGGDRSEEEPLPDVSDAGVGPHVDAGDSGDAGGLGDAGIPDAGSVVRPSEALFAGTSIPLFELTLSQASIDALNAAPDTYVKGDLRLELDGQILELPQIGVRLKGQLGSARNLNQKAAFLLKFDKFQNKQTLFGLKKLALNNMVQDPSMIHERLGYTLFREMDVPAPRSAYAVVYLNGSMYGLYSTVEATDNSDFLEHWFGSDDGNLYEGQYGSDLNVGQEQTFDQDKGEDVGFADLTQLAQALDQMTNPATFLEDVSRVIDIDTYVRFAATELFLGHWDGYASYKNNFYLYRRPSDQRWVFIPWGIDQIFVQYTDPWLANGRVQQKCVASTPCKVKLARAYTQVLESALRLDLQNQALDLGSLIWPAVYADPRKEVSVGTVYTKMSETLDFLNKRPADIQSRVGCVDPAACPRCTVRPAPKGGSLAFCTQALSVPDAEADCVAQGGHLVSIHDQATQDAVFTGARALSTGQWWLGLTDRTVEGDFTWSDGSPRNYTAWASGEPNDYGGNEDCTQMLGTNGAWNDSSCSDKHNFVCALP; this is translated from the coding sequence GTGATCTCTCCGCGCTCATCCCTCCTGCTCCCGCTGTTGCTCCTGTGCTCCGTATTCTCCTCCGCCTGCGGCGGCGATAGGTCCGAAGAAGAGCCCCTGCCCGATGTCAGTGACGCGGGCGTGGGCCCCCATGTGGACGCGGGAGACTCCGGTGACGCGGGCGGCCTGGGGGACGCGGGGATTCCGGACGCCGGCTCGGTGGTGCGTCCCTCCGAGGCCCTGTTCGCCGGCACGAGCATCCCCCTCTTCGAGCTGACCCTGTCACAGGCGTCCATCGACGCGCTCAACGCGGCTCCGGACACCTACGTGAAGGGCGACCTGCGCCTCGAACTCGACGGGCAGATCCTCGAGCTGCCGCAGATCGGCGTGCGCCTCAAGGGGCAGCTGGGCTCCGCGCGCAATCTCAATCAGAAGGCGGCCTTCCTGCTCAAGTTCGACAAGTTCCAGAACAAGCAGACGCTGTTCGGCCTGAAGAAGCTCGCCCTCAACAACATGGTGCAGGATCCGAGCATGATCCACGAGCGGCTCGGCTACACCCTGTTCCGCGAGATGGACGTCCCGGCTCCACGCTCGGCCTACGCGGTGGTGTACCTCAACGGCTCGATGTATGGCCTCTACTCCACCGTCGAGGCGACGGACAACTCCGACTTCCTCGAGCACTGGTTCGGCAGCGATGACGGCAATTTGTACGAGGGCCAGTACGGCAGCGACCTCAACGTCGGCCAGGAGCAGACCTTCGACCAGGACAAGGGCGAGGACGTCGGGTTCGCCGACCTGACCCAGCTCGCGCAGGCGCTCGACCAGATGACCAACCCGGCCACGTTCCTCGAGGACGTCTCCCGGGTCATCGACATCGACACCTACGTGCGCTTCGCGGCCACCGAGCTGTTCCTCGGCCACTGGGACGGCTACGCGTCCTACAAGAACAACTTCTATCTCTACCGCCGCCCCTCGGATCAGCGGTGGGTCTTCATCCCCTGGGGCATTGATCAGATCTTCGTCCAGTACACGGATCCCTGGTTGGCCAACGGCCGGGTGCAACAGAAGTGCGTCGCGTCCACGCCCTGCAAGGTGAAGCTGGCGCGGGCCTACACGCAGGTGCTCGAGAGCGCCCTCCGCCTGGATCTGCAGAACCAGGCCCTGGACCTGGGCTCGCTCATCTGGCCCGCGGTGTACGCGGATCCGCGCAAGGAGGTGAGCGTGGGGACCGTCTACACCAAGATGTCCGAGACCCTCGACTTCCTGAACAAGCGCCCGGCCGACATCCAGTCGCGCGTCGGGTGCGTGGACCCGGCCGCGTGCCCGCGCTGCACCGTCCGGCCCGCGCCCAAGGGCGGCTCGCTGGCCTTCTGCACCCAGGCGCTGAGCGTCCCGGACGCCGAGGCGGACTGCGTCGCCCAGGGCGGACACCTGGTCTCCATCCACGATCAGGCCACCCAGGACGCCGTGTTCACCGGGGCGCGGGCCCTCTCCACCGGCCAGTGGTGGCTGGGGCTGACGGACCGCACCGTGGAGGGGGACTTCACCTGGAGCGATGGGTCGCCCCGCAACTACACCGCCTGGGCCTCGGGCGAGCCGAACGACTACGGCGGGAACGAGGACTGCACGCAGATGCTCGGCACGAACGGCGCCTGGAACGACAGCTCCTGTAGCGACAAGCACAACTTCGTCTGCGCCCTGCCCTGA